In the Aneurinibacillus soli genome, one interval contains:
- the rnr gene encoding ribonuclease R: MPTETDILTFMREQVYRPMTVKELEEAFGVDSASSFKDFVKILNHLEDTGQIIRTRANLYGVPEKMNLIRGRLQGHAKGFGFVIPEEKGQQDVYVSADDMHGALNGDTVLVRLNPNARGPRLEGEIVRVVNRGNAMIVGTYQDEKHYGFVITDDKRISKDIFIPKGQSMGAVDGHKVVVEIIRYPETGRGNPEGSVVEILGHKNDPGVDILSIIRKYSLPESFPDDVMKEAEAVPETISEDEIQGRRDLRDRVMVTIDGADAKDLDDAVSIETLPNGHYRLGVHIADVSYYVKEGSVLDTEAFNRGTSVYLVDRVIPMLPHRLSNGICSLNPKVDRLTLSCDMEIDSEGNVVNHDIYESVIRTNERMTYSDVYKILEENDQELIARYGELVDHFRAMKELALTLRHFRMERGAIDFDFGEAKILVDREGNPTEVRMRERTIAERLIEEFMLKANETVAEHFNTMRVPFIYRIHEDPDSDRLQTFLEFVTNFGYFVRGNSTDIHPRTLQTLLEQAKDTPEETVISKVMLRSMKQAKYDAENHGHFGLAAEFYTHFTSPIRRYPDLIVHRMIRESLKSGGFTPERIQEWTLKMPEVAKQSSERERNAVDAERETDDLKKSEFMLRHMNEEFDGIISSVAAFGMFIELPNTIEGMVHISNLTDDYYDFHEKQYALVGQRTGRIFRIGDEVKVRVVNVDVDEHTIDFEVVGLPKSKRTSRDGGVRKAKVIQATTSERKHRGKGKPTQGKDNPFWKEAIDKKKSKKTGGAKSSKKKKKK, translated from the coding sequence ATGCCAACAGAAACAGATATTTTAACCTTTATGCGAGAACAAGTATATCGCCCGATGACTGTCAAGGAGCTCGAAGAAGCTTTTGGTGTTGACTCAGCGAGCTCGTTTAAGGACTTCGTGAAGATATTGAATCATCTTGAGGATACAGGACAGATTATTCGGACACGGGCGAACCTTTATGGTGTGCCGGAAAAAATGAATTTAATTCGCGGCCGCCTGCAGGGGCACGCCAAAGGATTTGGATTCGTCATTCCGGAAGAAAAAGGGCAGCAGGATGTGTATGTAAGCGCCGATGATATGCACGGGGCGTTAAATGGAGATACCGTACTGGTACGTTTGAATCCGAACGCGCGTGGTCCGCGCCTTGAAGGAGAAATTGTGCGTGTTGTGAATCGCGGCAATGCGATGATCGTTGGTACATACCAGGATGAGAAGCATTACGGATTTGTCATAACGGATGACAAGCGGATCTCGAAAGATATTTTCATTCCAAAAGGGCAGTCGATGGGTGCTGTTGATGGTCATAAAGTGGTGGTCGAAATCATACGCTATCCAGAGACAGGCCGGGGAAATCCGGAAGGCTCGGTGGTGGAAATTCTCGGCCACAAAAACGATCCGGGTGTTGACATTCTGTCGATTATTCGCAAGTACAGTTTGCCAGAGAGCTTCCCGGATGATGTCATGAAAGAAGCAGAAGCTGTGCCGGAGACAATCAGTGAAGACGAGATACAGGGCCGTCGTGACCTGCGTGATCGTGTGATGGTGACGATTGACGGTGCGGATGCTAAAGACCTCGATGATGCGGTATCAATTGAAACGCTACCGAACGGCCATTACCGTCTCGGTGTACATATTGCAGACGTCAGCTACTATGTAAAGGAAGGCTCCGTACTTGATACGGAAGCTTTTAATCGCGGGACAAGTGTGTATCTCGTCGACCGCGTAATCCCAATGCTTCCACATCGTTTGTCGAATGGGATTTGTAGCTTGAATCCAAAGGTAGACCGACTGACACTGTCATGCGACATGGAAATTGATTCCGAAGGCAATGTGGTCAACCATGACATTTATGAAAGTGTCATTCGGACGAATGAGCGGATGACATATTCGGATGTATATAAAATTTTGGAAGAAAATGATCAGGAACTTATTGCACGCTATGGCGAACTGGTGGATCATTTCCGCGCGATGAAAGAACTGGCGCTTACGCTGCGTCACTTCCGGATGGAGCGTGGAGCGATTGACTTTGACTTCGGCGAAGCGAAGATTCTGGTAGACCGGGAAGGGAATCCGACAGAAGTGCGGATGCGCGAGCGAACAATTGCCGAGCGTTTGATCGAAGAGTTCATGCTGAAGGCGAATGAAACAGTAGCCGAGCATTTCAACACGATGCGCGTGCCGTTCATCTATCGAATTCACGAAGACCCGGACAGCGACCGCTTGCAGACGTTCCTGGAGTTTGTAACGAACTTCGGTTATTTCGTCCGGGGCAATTCGACCGATATTCACCCGCGCACATTGCAGACGTTGCTTGAGCAGGCAAAAGATACGCCGGAGGAGACTGTGATCTCGAAGGTTATGCTGCGCTCGATGAAACAGGCGAAGTACGATGCGGAAAACCATGGTCACTTCGGTCTGGCGGCCGAGTTCTATACGCACTTTACGTCGCCGATTCGTCGTTATCCAGACTTAATTGTACATCGTATGATTCGTGAATCGCTCAAGTCGGGCGGATTCACACCAGAGCGCATCCAGGAGTGGACATTAAAAATGCCGGAGGTTGCCAAACAGTCATCCGAGCGGGAGCGCAATGCGGTGGATGCGGAGCGCGAGACAGATGATCTAAAAAAATCAGAATTCATGCTGCGTCATATGAATGAAGAATTCGATGGAATTATCAGCAGTGTAGCGGCCTTCGGGATGTTTATCGAGCTGCCGAATACGATTGAAGGTATGGTTCATATTAGCAACCTGACAGACGATTATTACGACTTCCATGAGAAGCAATACGCGCTTGTCGGTCAGCGCACCGGACGCATTTTCCGCATCGGGGATGAAGTAAAAGTGCGTGTAGTGAATGTGGATGTGGACGAGCATACGATTGATTTTGAAGTCGTGGGTCTGCCAAAAAGCAAGCGTACATCACGTGATGGTGGAGTACGCAAAGCAAAAGTCATCCAGGCGACGACATCCGAACGCAAGCATCGGGGCAAAGGAAAACCGACGCAAGGCAAGGATAATCCGTTCTGGAAAGAAGCAATTGATAAGAAGAAAAGCAAGAAAACTGGCGGCGCGAAGTCATCGAAGAAAAAGAAGAAAAAATGA
- the smpB gene encoding SsrA-binding protein SmpB encodes MGKEGIKVVAQNKKARHDYFIEETMEAGIVLTGTEIKSIRRGRVNLKDSYARIRDGEAFVLNMHISEYEQGNRYNHDPLRERKLLLHRAEIHRLIGQTKIHGLTLVPLRLYLKGGFCKIEIGIAKGKKNYDKRESLKQKDAKREVERALRERNR; translated from the coding sequence ATGGGTAAGGAAGGGATTAAAGTTGTCGCGCAGAACAAAAAGGCGCGTCATGATTACTTTATTGAAGAAACAATGGAGGCAGGCATCGTCCTGACGGGAACGGAGATCAAGTCCATTCGCCGGGGACGGGTGAATCTGAAGGATAGCTACGCCCGAATTCGTGACGGGGAAGCATTCGTGCTGAACATGCATATTAGTGAGTACGAGCAGGGGAACCGTTATAACCATGATCCGCTGCGGGAGCGTAAGCTGCTGCTCCATCGCGCAGAGATTCATCGCCTGATTGGGCAGACGAAGATTCACGGGTTAACACTCGTGCCACTGCGTTTGTATCTGAAGGGTGGCTTCTGCAAGATCGAGATCGGCATAGCCAAGGGTAAGAAAAACTATGACAAGCGCGAGTCGCTCAAGCAGAAGGATGCGAAGCGAGAAGTGGAGCGCGCACTGCGGGAGCGGAACCGCTAA
- a CDS encoding EAL domain-containing protein: protein MSIFCDACYLTSQGYTVYFADKKLLKTLTPYLSIYGTDSWKQLNDRMYWMKESIFCTLLDYFFTQTDPSTVHAFFSDASDPLFGLESLQPIASFHAERQAEWIDTVIMNRAIRTFYQPIVHRQTEGTVDIIGYELLSRGVDIKGDIIPPAQMFEAARTRDKLFALDQLCRLEAVKNSRMITDKLLFINFLPSAIYRPDHCLSSTFELVQQTGAKPENIIFEVVESEEIKNMEHLKSILQSYREHGFKYALDDVGTGYNSLRVLSELEPDIVKLALEFARGVSHDAGKQRVARSVAQMATDMGAVPLAEGIETEEDFLFLSSIGYEMFQGYYFGKPEPEPLSSL, encoded by the coding sequence ATGTCCATATTTTGTGATGCATGCTACCTAACTTCCCAGGGATATACGGTATATTTCGCAGACAAAAAACTTCTCAAGACGCTTACTCCCTACCTTTCCATTTATGGAACCGATTCATGGAAACAACTCAACGACCGCATGTATTGGATGAAAGAATCTATTTTTTGCACCCTGCTTGACTATTTCTTTACCCAGACTGATCCGTCTACCGTACATGCCTTTTTCTCCGATGCATCCGACCCTCTATTCGGGCTTGAAAGTCTTCAGCCGATTGCGAGTTTCCATGCTGAACGACAAGCGGAATGGATTGATACAGTAATCATGAATCGGGCCATTCGTACGTTTTATCAACCGATTGTACACCGTCAAACGGAAGGTACTGTAGATATTATTGGCTATGAACTGCTGTCACGTGGTGTCGACATTAAGGGGGACATTATCCCACCCGCTCAAATGTTCGAAGCCGCTCGTACACGTGATAAATTGTTTGCCCTCGACCAACTTTGCCGCCTGGAAGCTGTTAAAAATAGTCGCATGATTACAGATAAACTTTTATTTATCAACTTTTTACCCTCTGCGATTTATCGACCGGATCACTGCCTATCCTCTACGTTCGAATTGGTGCAGCAGACCGGAGCAAAACCGGAGAACATCATCTTTGAAGTAGTCGAAAGTGAAGAAATCAAAAATATGGAACACCTTAAATCCATCCTCCAATCCTATCGGGAACATGGCTTCAAGTATGCACTTGATGATGTAGGGACAGGTTATAACAGCCTGCGGGTATTATCTGAACTGGAACCGGACATCGTGAAGCTCGCCCTTGAATTCGCGAGAGGTGTAAGTCATGATGCCGGGAAACAGCGTGTCGCTCGCTCGGTCGCCCAGATGGCTACTGACATGGGGGCCGTACCACTTGCGGAAGGAATTGAAACGGAGGAAGATTTTTTGTTTTTGAGCAGCATTGGCTACGAGATGTTCCAGGGATATTATTTTGGCAAACCCGAACCCGAGCCACTCTCCTCACTATAA
- a CDS encoding YitT family protein: protein MIRRTLFIFLGAALVSIGLEIFLVPNNIIDGGIVGISIILSHLTGLTLGLFLFLLNLPFLIIGYKQIGKTFAISTLFGVTVMSIGTSLLHPVSSMTEDPLLAAVFGGIILGIGVGLVIRYGGSLDGTEIVAILFNKKLPFSVGETVMFFNIFILGSAGFVFGWDRAMYSLIAYFIAFKMIDVTILGLDESRSVWIISDKDEEIGDALLRRLGRGVTYLSGEGAYTGERKKVVFCVISRLEEAKLKTIIEDIDPGAFLAVGAISNVKGGNFKKRSIH, encoded by the coding sequence ATTATTCGCCGAACGTTGTTTATTTTTCTTGGAGCGGCTCTTGTTTCGATTGGTCTGGAAATCTTTCTCGTCCCTAATAACATTATTGATGGGGGAATCGTGGGTATCTCGATTATTCTCTCCCATCTTACCGGGCTTACGCTCGGGCTGTTTCTCTTCCTGTTGAATCTTCCTTTTCTCATTATTGGATATAAACAGATTGGCAAGACGTTTGCGATTTCTACATTGTTTGGGGTTACGGTGATGTCGATTGGTACTTCACTCCTGCATCCTGTTTCGAGCATGACAGAAGACCCGCTGTTAGCGGCTGTATTTGGAGGCATTATTCTTGGGATTGGCGTCGGGCTGGTGATCCGATACGGAGGGTCGCTGGATGGAACGGAGATTGTGGCGATTCTCTTCAACAAGAAGCTTCCCTTCTCAGTTGGGGAAACGGTTATGTTCTTTAACATCTTTATTCTCGGCAGTGCAGGCTTTGTATTTGGCTGGGATCGGGCGATGTATTCACTGATTGCTTATTTTATCGCATTCAAAATGATTGATGTGACGATTCTTGGTCTGGATGAATCGCGTTCAGTCTGGATTATTAGTGACAAAGATGAAGAGATTGGAGATGCACTTCTTAGGCGCCTTGGACGTGGTGTGACGTATTTAAGCGGAGAAGGGGCATATACGGGTGAGCGAAAGAAGGTTGTGTTTTGTGTCATCAGTCGCTTGGAGGAAGCGAAGCTGAAGACAATTATTGAAGATATTGATCCCGGGGCGTTTTTGGCTGTCGGGGCGATTAGTAATGTAAAAGGTGGAAACTTTAAGAAGAGAAGTATTCATTAG
- a CDS encoding NAD(P)-dependent oxidoreductase: MGKSMAGHLMAGGHPVLVYTRTKEKAADLLEKGAIWKDTVAELAAEADVVITMIGYPKDVEEVYLGEGGIFAHAKPGTYAIDMTTSSPILARRIYEAAQEKGIHVLDAPVSGGDVGAQNARLSIMVGGNKEDFDAMVPIFEKMGTNIVYQGKAGAGQHTKMCNQIAIASGMIGVCEAMIYAKNAGLDQRTVLKSIETGAAGSFSLSNLAPRMIDGNFDPGFYVKHFIKDMGIALESAKEMGLWTPGLELTKKLYEELAAKGEENSGTHALYKLLDTQKHAE; the protein is encoded by the coding sequence ATGGGCAAAAGCATGGCAGGACACCTCATGGCAGGTGGTCATCCGGTACTTGTCTACACACGTACGAAAGAAAAAGCAGCGGATCTGCTGGAGAAGGGTGCCATCTGGAAAGATACCGTAGCAGAACTGGCAGCTGAGGCGGACGTTGTCATCACAATGATTGGATACCCGAAAGATGTAGAAGAAGTATATCTTGGCGAAGGCGGCATTTTCGCACATGCGAAGCCTGGTACATATGCGATTGATATGACAACATCAAGCCCAATTCTGGCGCGGCGGATTTATGAAGCCGCTCAGGAAAAAGGCATTCATGTATTGGATGCTCCGGTATCCGGTGGTGATGTGGGAGCACAGAACGCTCGTCTGTCGATTATGGTTGGCGGGAATAAAGAGGACTTTGACGCGATGGTTCCGATTTTTGAGAAGATGGGAACGAACATCGTGTATCAAGGAAAAGCAGGGGCGGGTCAGCATACGAAAATGTGCAACCAGATCGCGATTGCATCCGGTATGATTGGGGTATGTGAAGCGATGATTTATGCGAAGAATGCGGGGCTTGATCAGCGAACCGTGCTCAAAAGCATTGAAACAGGAGCGGCAGGTAGCTTCTCTCTCAGTAATCTCGCACCACGCATGATCGACGGCAACTTTGATCCAGGCTTTTATGTGAAGCATTTCATCAAGGATATGGGCATTGCGCTTGAATCGGCGAAAGAAATGGGCCTATGGACACCGGGGCTTGAATTGACGAAGAAGCTGTATGAGGAACTTGCGGCTAAAGGCGAAGAAAATAGCGGCACACACGCTCTGTATAAGCTACTTGATACCCAAAAACATGCAGAATAA
- a CDS encoding C40 family peptidase — protein sequence MKKRWASIVLTGMVAVSAFAGTVSTASTASAASISVTAQKGSAVNIANEQKVINNIIQTGKNLIGQARYNHTYNAPYTMDCSGFTYYIFKKNGIDLKTRDDDKQVSYGKYVPKSQIKPGDLIFYNANKPSKDVTHVGVYIGDGKVLHMANSTSNVTISKLSGSWHTANYLTARRVIE from the coding sequence ATGAAGAAAAGATGGGCATCGATTGTACTTACAGGAATGGTGGCAGTCAGTGCGTTTGCAGGTACGGTATCTACTGCATCAACGGCATCTGCTGCAAGCATTTCTGTGACCGCACAAAAAGGATCAGCTGTAAATATCGCCAATGAGCAAAAGGTTATTAATAACATAATTCAAACAGGGAAAAATCTGATTGGACAGGCTCGGTATAACCATACATATAATGCGCCGTATACTATGGATTGTTCGGGATTCACGTATTATATTTTCAAGAAGAATGGCATTGACTTAAAGACGCGGGACGATGATAAGCAAGTTTCCTATGGCAAATATGTTCCGAAGAGTCAGATAAAGCCCGGAGATCTGATATTCTATAATGCGAACAAACCGAGCAAAGATGTTACGCATGTGGGTGTATACATTGGTGACGGAAAAGTACTGCACATGGCAAACTCAACATCAAATGTAACGATTAGCAAATTAAGTGGAAGCTGGCATACGGCTAACTATTTGACAGCACGTCGTGTAATTGAATAG